One region of candidate division KSB1 bacterium genomic DNA includes:
- the tnpB gene encoding IS66 family insertion sequence element accessory protein TnpB (TnpB, as the term is used for proteins encoded by IS66 family insertion elements, is considered an accessory protein, since TnpC, encoded by a neighboring gene, is a DDE family transposase.), whose amino-acid sequence MFPITAHFKFYLYAPATDMRKSFDGLSGVVTSALGRDPASGDVYVFVNRRRDRLKLLVWDRTGFWLFYKRLEQGTLSTAAPCGGSSGARIAL is encoded by the coding sequence ATGTTCCCGATTACCGCCCATTTTAAATTCTATCTCTATGCCCCGGCCACCGACATGCGCAAAAGCTTCGATGGCCTCTCGGGCGTGGTCACCAGCGCCCTGGGCCGCGACCCTGCCAGCGGCGATGTCTATGTGTTCGTCAACCGCCGGCGCGATCGCCTGAAGCTTTTGGTATGGGATCGTACCGGCTTCTGGCTTTTTTATAAACGCCTGGAGCAAGGCACCCTTTCAACTGCCGCGCCATGCGGCGGAAGCAGCGGCGCTCGAATTGCCCTATGA